A window of the Halodesulfovibrio sp. MK-HDV genome harbors these coding sequences:
- a CDS encoding phage tail protein has protein sequence MKSTFWKFFKDVLGWALIHSPGPISVIAKGVALVFDDIREDIFWLRDQLNPLTCEEQYLPTHGATRGILQYPLESTDQYRKRVVKAYAWHRQGGKAEGMPQILQHYGYDGCTFHNCRNDDAVRWAEFKVQIPVPEHGLEVNDYSLVTWAVQETKPARSKLAALQTHSAVQGAANASGTLLLCSVVTLEPEKPKEALLTVTISSGCGLHTITTTSLG, from the coding sequence GTGAAAAGTACCTTCTGGAAATTCTTTAAGGATGTACTTGGGTGGGCACTTATCCATTCACCGGGTCCTATTTCAGTTATCGCGAAAGGTGTTGCTCTGGTTTTTGATGATATCCGAGAAGATATTTTCTGGCTTCGGGATCAGCTCAACCCGCTGACTTGTGAGGAACAGTATCTTCCAACACACGGCGCAACTCGTGGAATACTTCAATACCCGCTGGAATCAACTGACCAGTATAGAAAACGTGTCGTGAAAGCGTATGCGTGGCATCGTCAAGGCGGTAAGGCCGAAGGGATGCCGCAGATATTGCAGCATTATGGATACGACGGCTGTACATTCCACAATTGCCGAAATGACGATGCAGTGCGCTGGGCAGAGTTTAAAGTGCAAATCCCTGTCCCGGAACACGGGCTTGAGGTTAATGACTACTCGCTGGTCACTTGGGCAGTTCAGGAAACAAAGCCTGCCCGTTCAAAGCTTGCTGCCTTGCAGACGCATTCAGCAGTGCAGGGCGCAGCAAATGCTTCAGGCACATTACTTCTTTGCTCTGTTGTTACCTTGGAGCCAGAAAAGCCGAAAGAAGCTCTTTTGACCGTGACTATTTCTTCAGGCTGCGGCCTGCATACAATCACAACAACAAGTCTTGGATAA
- a CDS encoding baseplate assembly protein encodes MPNLRAYYRITRKAKVVQTYASDAHYWADVQPLKNDESEDTNEPVVSKVEIPILWGGKDRGVVCPPMVGTLCDLSYYDGDPNYPRISNFRWQNNGAPACEVGAFIIQADPSTYIKIDAEKNLIEVTPASASTKIGGNKDETIGGVWTIKAPKIIQEGNVQATGAGGGIGTTTVKAHTEQEGSLTILGHVQCSSLCIAGDLSYFGGMRRKERRGSLKFANIEPESKVFFSCLS; translated from the coding sequence ATGCCAAACCTAAGAGCGTACTACCGCATCACCCGAAAAGCGAAAGTTGTACAGACTTACGCTAGCGATGCCCACTACTGGGCGGACGTGCAGCCGCTTAAGAATGACGAGTCAGAAGATACAAACGAACCTGTCGTGTCGAAAGTAGAAATCCCCATTCTATGGGGTGGAAAAGACAGAGGCGTTGTGTGCCCGCCAATGGTGGGGACGTTGTGTGATCTGAGTTACTACGACGGAGACCCGAACTATCCGCGCATTAGCAATTTTCGGTGGCAGAATAACGGTGCACCTGCTTGCGAAGTAGGAGCATTCATCATTCAGGCTGACCCTTCAACGTATATTAAAATTGATGCTGAGAAAAATTTGATTGAAGTAACACCCGCCAGCGCCAGCACAAAGATTGGTGGCAATAAAGATGAAACTATCGGCGGTGTTTGGACGATTAAAGCCCCCAAGATAATTCAAGAGGGCAACGTACAAGCAACAGGCGCGGGCGGCGGAATAGGCACTACAACAGTCAAAGCCCATACAGAGCAGGAAGGCAGCTTAACCATTTTAGGGCATGTGCAGTGTTCCTCTCTTTGCATCGCAGGCGACCTTTCGTATTTTGGGGGCATGCGACGCAAAGAGAGAAGGGGGAGCTTAAAGTTCGCTAATATCGAACCAGAGAGTAAAGTATTCTTTAGTTGTCTTAGTTAG
- a CDS encoding phage tail protein → MALILTKAGLAALVEAEESGTKLQATHMALGDGNGSVPEHTTSSSSLINEVWRGALQSITINEQGDSDAGKQVVFEAHVPINAGGWYIREAALYAGDVLLAIGTHPVMWKPAPEEPTKMEHVIKAPVTFGNAGAVSLIVDPTVVLASQEFVNKQLAEHNGSQGAHPYLKKNVRRAYS, encoded by the coding sequence ATGGCACTCATTCTCACAAAAGCAGGGCTTGCCGCATTAGTTGAAGCTGAAGAAAGCGGCACAAAGCTACAGGCAACCCACATGGCCTTGGGCGATGGTAACGGCTCAGTGCCGGAACACACAACGAGTTCGTCGTCCCTCATTAATGAAGTATGGCGTGGTGCATTGCAGTCTATCACTATTAATGAACAGGGGGATAGTGACGCAGGTAAGCAAGTTGTATTTGAAGCACATGTGCCTATCAACGCGGGCGGCTGGTATATCAGAGAAGCCGCTTTGTATGCAGGAGATGTCCTGCTAGCAATCGGCACACATCCAGTTATGTGGAAACCTGCGCCAGAAGAGCCGACAAAGATGGAGCATGTAATTAAAGCTCCTGTGACGTTCGGTAATGCTGGTGCTGTTTCGCTGATTGTTGATCCGACGGTGGTGCTTGCGAGTCAGGAGTTCGTGAATAAGCAGCTTGCAGAGCATAATGGCTCACAAGGTGCTCATCCGTATCTAAAAAAAAATGTTAGACGAGCATACTCATGA
- a CDS encoding Com family DNA-binding transcriptional regulator, which produces MRKEIRCGNCNRLLAKGTATILEIKCPRCGTYNHVSDKSTGQERRDRP; this is translated from the coding sequence ATGAGAAAAGAAATTCGATGCGGTAACTGTAACCGTCTGTTGGCTAAAGGCACAGCAACAATACTTGAAATTAAATGTCCTCGTTGTGGGACATATAACCATGTGAGTGACAAGAGCACCGGACAGGAACGGCGTGACCGTCCGTAA
- a CDS encoding phage tail tape measure protein, whose product MEIFEVFATFSLLDNLSGPLNRIRQSFRSTDVEGGRLSSMMGGLTKRLLPLALAAGIVLGAFAPTIGVAMEFEAVLSGLGAISNASAADMNVMEQSALDLGASTAFSAAQVVEAQTELAKKGFTANQVVGSMPGLLDLAAAAQTSLANAAGVTSGALNSFHMEAAQAAEVADIIAAASTTSATDVDGLGMALQNAGAVVAGVGGDFALLAAITGKLADANINASVAGTATKIMFNRLAAPTGDAAKALSGLGVVTRDAQGNMLPFLDIMGSLETAMQGKGTAEQAELLKRVFGEEAVGSVTALLGQGVNSLREYHDTLSNSTGTASAMAAKQLDNLKGSLTILDSGVEGLSISVGSVFTPALKVLVDAVTGVVGWLNALASHPVGKAILALVGGVAAVTLAVTLFSAASWAATAAVGAMNLMILANPIVLVAAALVAGAILIMTYWDNIKNFFVSLWEPVAAFADEVEYAWNRIAGAFHMDGLTGAVEAVLGLFDIDLSDSGRKLLASFVDGIRLMFTPLRVLVSSVGHIFDFLQGDISLFEAGKRILGSLVDGVKSMATAPFEAVKSALTSVRNLLPFSDAKEGPLSALTLNGQKVMDTIGEGVTKAAPDLHGVVNNALAGIETPDLVMSTVAGVVPEVLEEGVKLPVLQQESDAGIMQQAVPDLAAVEVSKNTTIETISNVVEQPVGGGVTLPEIPTFPETKLAQEVVVPVQQPEPDRPKRAKEQQLPRPQEHSPGGVVIQNLTVSLPDVSNAQDFVSALQQLVSEFDGQAPQGAF is encoded by the coding sequence ATGGAAATATTCGAAGTTTTCGCAACATTCAGTTTGCTCGACAACCTTTCAGGTCCTCTGAACAGGATTCGTCAGTCATTCCGCTCTACAGACGTTGAAGGAGGCCGCCTATCAAGCATGATGGGCGGCCTTACTAAAAGGCTTTTGCCTCTAGCGCTAGCTGCGGGGATTGTGCTTGGAGCCTTTGCGCCAACGATTGGCGTCGCGATGGAATTTGAGGCTGTGTTGTCCGGTCTTGGGGCTATTAGTAACGCCAGCGCTGCGGATATGAATGTCATGGAGCAGTCAGCCTTAGACCTTGGCGCAAGTACCGCTTTTAGTGCCGCACAGGTTGTTGAGGCGCAGACAGAGCTTGCAAAGAAAGGTTTTACTGCAAATCAGGTTGTTGGCTCCATGCCGGGTTTGCTTGATTTGGCTGCTGCGGCACAAACAAGCCTTGCTAATGCCGCGGGTGTTACTTCTGGTGCGCTTAACTCGTTCCATATGGAAGCAGCGCAGGCCGCGGAGGTTGCGGATATTATCGCGGCGGCTTCCACAACAAGCGCTACGGACGTAGACGGCTTAGGTATGGCATTGCAAAACGCTGGCGCAGTTGTGGCTGGAGTAGGTGGTGATTTTGCGCTTCTTGCAGCCATTACGGGCAAGCTAGCGGATGCAAACATCAACGCATCTGTTGCTGGTACGGCAACTAAGATTATGTTTAACCGTTTAGCAGCTCCTACAGGAGACGCAGCAAAGGCGTTAAGTGGTCTTGGTGTCGTGACCCGTGATGCTCAGGGAAATATGCTACCGTTTTTGGATATTATGGGCAGTTTAGAAACAGCCATGCAGGGCAAAGGTACAGCTGAACAGGCAGAACTCTTAAAGCGTGTCTTTGGTGAGGAGGCCGTTGGGTCGGTTACGGCTTTGCTTGGGCAGGGCGTTAATTCTTTGCGAGAATATCACGACACACTTTCTAACAGCACCGGAACGGCCTCGGCAATGGCTGCAAAGCAACTCGATAATCTGAAAGGCTCCCTTACTATTCTAGATTCAGGTGTGGAAGGGCTGTCCATTTCAGTGGGTAGCGTATTCACGCCAGCGCTTAAGGTGCTAGTGGATGCTGTGACAGGAGTTGTTGGGTGGCTGAATGCGCTTGCGTCTCATCCTGTTGGAAAGGCTATTTTAGCCTTAGTAGGTGGCGTTGCCGCAGTTACACTTGCCGTTACGTTGTTTTCAGCAGCGTCATGGGCGGCGACCGCTGCAGTTGGTGCTATGAACCTTATGATTCTTGCCAACCCAATTGTTCTTGTGGCTGCTGCGTTGGTTGCGGGCGCTATTCTCATTATGACGTACTGGGATAATATTAAGAATTTCTTTGTTTCGTTATGGGAGCCGGTGGCCGCTTTTGCGGACGAGGTGGAATACGCATGGAACCGTATTGCCGGGGCATTCCACATGGATGGTCTGACAGGCGCTGTTGAGGCGGTCTTGGGACTATTTGATATTGATTTGTCAGATTCTGGCCGAAAGCTTCTTGCAAGTTTTGTTGATGGGATCAGGCTAATGTTTACGCCACTTCGAGTCTTGGTTTCATCAGTAGGTCATATTTTTGATTTTCTACAGGGTGATATTTCGTTGTTTGAGGCTGGTAAAAGAATTCTTGGCAGCCTTGTTGACGGAGTGAAGTCGATGGCAACAGCCCCGTTTGAGGCAGTGAAATCAGCCTTAACCAGTGTCCGTAATTTGCTGCCGTTTTCAGACGCTAAGGAAGGTCCTCTTTCTGCTCTTACCCTTAACGGGCAAAAAGTTATGGATACCATTGGCGAAGGTGTGACCAAGGCCGCGCCAGACCTTCATGGCGTTGTTAACAACGCACTGGCGGGTATTGAAACTCCAGATTTAGTCATGTCTACTGTGGCAGGAGTAGTACCAGAAGTTCTTGAAGAAGGTGTGAAGCTTCCTGTCCTTCAGCAGGAATCAGACGCAGGCATTATGCAACAGGCTGTGCCTGATTTGGCAGCTGTTGAAGTCAGTAAAAATACTACCATCGAAACAATATCCAATGTTGTAGAGCAGCCTGTAGGCGGAGGCGTGACTTTACCGGAAATTCCAACTTTTCCAGAGACAAAATTAGCTCAAGAGGTGGTGGTTCCAGTCCAGCAGCCTGAACCGGATAGACCGAAGCGGGCTAAGGAGCAACAGCTTCCAAGACCACAGGAGCATTCCCCCGGTGGTGTGGTAATTCAGAATTTAACTGTATCCTTGCCGGACGTAAGCAACGCGCAGGACTTTGTTTCAGCCCTTCAGCAACTCGTATCAGAGTTTGACGGACAGGCACCTCAGGGAGCGTTTTAA
- a CDS encoding baseplate assembly protein encodes MIKIFAQDIALDDTLQAKVAADGTLVLTDGVETGVQDIWLALRTYLGTLFYHKDFGSLVPDWIKEESNSSSRLAFTLEVQRTIRTEPRVVVGSESCKVIAWDEKGITAEATWRFIDEDHDYNLTFSVNETGKMKQVLADAKPNANTTSV; translated from the coding sequence ATGATTAAAATCTTCGCCCAAGACATAGCCTTAGACGATACCTTACAGGCCAAGGTGGCAGCAGATGGAACGCTGGTTCTCACCGATGGTGTTGAAACTGGCGTTCAAGACATCTGGCTTGCACTGCGTACATACCTTGGCACTCTCTTTTATCACAAAGATTTCGGCTCACTTGTGCCGGACTGGATAAAAGAAGAGTCGAATTCTTCTAGCAGGTTAGCATTTACTTTGGAAGTGCAAAGAACCATTCGTACAGAGCCTCGTGTGGTTGTCGGCTCGGAAAGTTGCAAGGTTATTGCTTGGGATGAGAAGGGAATTACCGCAGAGGCCACATGGCGGTTTATTGATGAAGACCACGACTACAACCTTACATTTTCTGTAAATGAAACCGGAAAAATGAAGCAGGTACTTGCCGATGCCAAACCCAATGCCAATACCACGTCTGTCTAA
- a CDS encoding baseplate J/gp47 family protein: MPNPMPIPRLSKSLDDCRQMLFTRIEEVQDEYQAKGWLPRRLNLNKGVVRGLIELFAWGIYQLYQLLEATLRQGFAKHADASWLDLHADQVEQPRKQVTKAKGNIEFGREGRQGNIVIPKSRILRTKTDGAGQVYRYVTISDVVLPDGASYVLVPVEAEEYGSASNLTAGQYLELVTPVSGISSITVKADWLTQEGADIEADHKLAPRIPLAWLGNNGVTKHAYERWAMQITGVVACRILDQHPRGQGTVDVIIKGTAGIPTDELLQAVRKAIIGNYPVNDDWEVRAPQSVPVTLSAAFQCHPGTQREETKVKAEERVRALFTDPTKVVGITPLQIGEDLTKDRLVAAIMAVPGIKKITWNGTADFPVMQDGLAVLSSIILTATAASES; the protein is encoded by the coding sequence ATGCCAAACCCAATGCCAATACCACGTCTGTCTAAATCACTGGATGACTGCCGCCAGATGCTCTTTACCCGCATTGAGGAAGTGCAGGATGAGTATCAGGCTAAGGGCTGGCTCCCTCGCAGATTGAATTTAAACAAGGGCGTGGTGCGTGGTCTTATTGAGCTGTTCGCTTGGGGCATCTACCAGCTTTATCAGCTATTGGAGGCGACACTCCGGCAGGGGTTTGCGAAACATGCGGACGCATCGTGGCTTGATCTCCATGCGGATCAGGTGGAGCAGCCACGTAAGCAAGTAACAAAAGCGAAAGGTAATATAGAGTTCGGTCGGGAAGGCCGCCAAGGCAATATCGTTATTCCGAAAAGCCGTATTCTGCGGACAAAAACGGACGGGGCAGGGCAGGTATATCGTTATGTGACCATAAGCGATGTGGTTCTGCCAGATGGAGCAAGTTACGTGCTGGTTCCGGTCGAAGCCGAAGAATATGGAAGCGCAAGCAATTTAACAGCAGGACAGTACCTTGAGCTTGTGACGCCTGTCTCTGGCATTAGTAGCATCACGGTAAAGGCAGATTGGCTTACGCAGGAAGGCGCGGATATTGAAGCTGATCATAAGCTTGCACCGCGTATTCCTCTTGCATGGCTTGGTAATAATGGCGTTACCAAACACGCTTATGAACGTTGGGCAATGCAAATTACTGGCGTGGTTGCCTGTCGTATTCTTGATCAGCACCCACGGGGGCAGGGTACGGTCGACGTCATTATCAAAGGCACTGCCGGAATACCTACAGATGAGCTGCTTCAGGCCGTGCGAAAAGCCATCATTGGAAACTACCCTGTAAACGACGACTGGGAAGTACGTGCTCCGCAATCCGTACCTGTTACATTGAGTGCAGCGTTTCAGTGCCACCCCGGTACACAGCGGGAAGAGACAAAAGTCAAAGCTGAGGAACGTGTCCGGGCATTGTTTACAGACCCGACTAAGGTCGTTGGGATCACTCCGCTACAGATTGGGGAAGACCTCACAAAAGACAGGCTAGTTGCCGCTATTATGGCAGTACCCGGTATTAAAAAAATTACTTGGAATGGAACGGCAGATTTTCCCGTCATGCAAGACGGACTTGCTGTATTATCCAGCATAATCCTAACGGCAACAGCCGCGTCGGAAAGCTAG